A genomic segment from Triticum dicoccoides isolate Atlit2015 ecotype Zavitan chromosome 1A, WEW_v2.0, whole genome shotgun sequence encodes:
- the LOC119356365 gene encoding DELLA protein SLR1-like → MGHFAFNWQGMEPAPAASLSGAGATLPLHSVQGAAAATNSADASYCLDPATYAPAVLPTIPPAVAEVGAKRRQDAENIALYLIHILHKCAEAIEAGDYAVAAGKLSEARTILATSVSTTTGIGRVASHFAAALAHRLFPASPHSSFTQDASPERAGELYRQFYDAGPYLKFAHYTANQAILEAFEGCDRVHVVDLAIKQGVQWPALIQALSGRPGGPPSVRITGVGSAPAVDEAGLRLAELARAMNVPFSFQRVTEDSLDQLKPWMFQVLPGEAVAVNSICQLHRLLVDPDAASTSLPTPIDVVLGWIASMQPRVFTVVEQEADHNKPRLSTRFENAMFYYGSVLDSMEAMSVSRDDVIGNGAGADAYVQREIFDIVCGEGSARTERHEPLACWCDRLWRMGLTHVPLGPSAAYQAAKLVRMFSSAGFRVQEIGGCLSLMWHERPLFTASVWSAMPANGAGPGAAEERADKQKLKRSIGESSSGHLPDAGAQ, encoded by the coding sequence ATGGGCCACTTCGCCTTCAACTGGCAGGGCATGGaacccgcccccgccgcctccctgtcCGGCGCCGGTGCTACGCTGCCTCTCCACTCCGTCCAGGGCGCCGCCGCCGCGACGAACAGCGCCGACGCCTCGTACTGCCTCGACCCGGCCACGTACGCGCCCGCGGTCCTGCCCACGATCCCGCCGGCCGTTGCGGAGGTGGGAGCCAAGAGGCGCCAGGATGCGGAGAACATCGCGCTCTACCTCATCCACATCCTCCACAAGTGCGCTGAAGCCATCGAGGCGGGCGACTATGCGGTCGCGGCCGGCAAGCTCTCCGAGGCGCGCACGATCCTCGCGACGTCTGTCTCGACCACCACTGGGATTGGCCGTGTCGCCAGCCACTTCGCTGCCGCGCTGGCCCATCGCCTCTTCCCGGCGTCGCCGCACTCCTCCTTCACGCAGGACGCCTCACCGGAGCGCGCCGGCGAGCTCTACCGTCAGTTCTACGATGCGGGGCCGTACCTCAAGTTCGCACACTACACGGCCAACCAGGCCATCCTCGAGGCGTTTGAGGGCTGCGATCGCGTGCACGTCGTGGATCTCGCCATCAAGCAGGGCGTGCAGTGGCCAGCCCTGATCCAGGCCCTCTCCGGCCGCCCCGGCGGCCCGCCGTCCGTCCGCATCACCGGCGTCGGCTCCGCGCCCGCCGTCGACGAAGCTGGCCTCCGCCTCGCCGAGCTCGCGCGTGCCATGAACGTGCCCTTCTCGTTTCAAAGGGTCACCGAGGATAGCCTGGACCAGCTCAAGCCGTGGATGTTCCAGGTCCTGCCCggagaggcggtggccgtgaactccATCTGCCAGCTCCACCGCCTCCTGGTGGACCCGGACGCCGCGTCCACGTCTCTCCCCACGCCCATCGACGTCGTGCTCGGCTGGATCGCGTCCATGCAGCCCAGGGTTTTCACGGTCGTGGAGCAGGAGGCGGACCACAACAAGCCGAGGTTGTCGACGCGGTTCGAGAACGCCATGTTCTACTATGGCTCCGTGCTCGACTCCATGGAGGCCATGTCCGTGAGCCGTGACGACGTCATCGGCAACGGAGCCGGCGCCGACGCGTACGTGCAGAGGGAGATCTTCGACATCGTCTGCGGCGAGGGCAGCGCCCGCACCGAGCGCCACGAGCCGCTCGCATGCTGGTGCGATCGCCTCTGGCGGATGGGTCTCACCCACGTGCCGTTGGGTCCGAGCGCAGCCTATCAGGCGGCCAAGCTTGTCCGCATGTTCTCCAGCGCCGGGTTCCGCGTCCAGGAGATCGGCGGCTGCCTCTCGCTCATGTGGCACGAGCGGCCCCTGTTCACGGCGTCCGTGTGGAGCGCAATGCCCGCAAATGGCGCCGGCCCCGGTGCCGCCGAGGAGCGCGCCGACAAGCAGAAGCTGAAGAGGAGCATCGGCGAGAGTAGCAGCGGCCACCTGCCGGACGCCGGGGCGCAGTGA